A genome region from Erigeron canadensis isolate Cc75 chromosome 3, C_canadensis_v1, whole genome shotgun sequence includes the following:
- the LOC122591706 gene encoding RNA cytidine acetyltransferase 1-like — MVPESPNIYYSTGPEAAEMGNVDIDPFWIPRDPQAIADAEEDEEFAGLDAIPETQDDWEDKAEEEEVEVEEVPEWKEQPCIGGGHESSSSNLKRKSAESNPTPTPPSGSNATPTPPSGSNATPTPPSMGEEMEFNVPLPCLNEDPAPSRQSRGKKRLPVKNQAVVWFVIPYQPIRPRRQYIQPHEHGKLSQVELLVVDEAAAIPLSVVKSLIGPYLVFLSSTVNGYEGTGRSLSLKLLQPLEQQSETSTDTSDVRSVRRFSKIELCEAIRYAPGDPVESWLNNLLCLDIKNSVPEIKRLPLPSECDLYYVNRDTLFSYHESTELFLQSMMALFAASHYKNSPNDLQLLADAPAHQLFVLLGPFNKLKDPDILCVIQVCLEGNISKASVMRSLSAGHQPSGDQIPWKFCEQFQDTNFASLSGARIVRIATHPDAMRQGYGSVAIELLARYFKGQFVKTNSSKSEADVMNVPKSVPLKITEAAKQASLLEENIKPRSGLPLLFERVDIRQQPEKLHYLGVSFGLTLDLFRFWGKHKFLPFYICEVPNSVTGEHTCMMLKTLDTDDIEVNSSDDLGFFGPFYRAFRSSFTRLLCSPSFNTMDYKLAMSILHPKLDFTDSKSTSTIAHGGIYDDIIKSPISMRKLEAYVNSLGHHHLISDLKLPLAYLYFQEKLPVNLSRVQASVLLCMGLQNQDVSYVEGVMSLEKHLILSYFMKVMKKFYKYLDSVTTQQFSANLPPVKKAFLRPHLVSVDEDLAEAAKKVKDDFKVKSGALLNPEPYHRYAISNEDVDFENALKNGGSGSLPSDGIVSVKSNKTKSEKSNKTKSEKLDKSTDGKTTKKRKASLMD; from the exons ATGGTTCCCGAATCTCCAAACATTTATTACTCCACCGGGCCTGAAGCGGCTGAAATGGGCAATGTGGATATCGACCCATTTTGGATTCCACGCGACCCACAGGCCATTGCCGATGCTGAGGAAGATGAAGAATTTGCAGGACTTGATGCCATTCCAGAAACACAGGATGATTGGGAAGACAAAGCCGAAGAGGAAGAAGTGGAAGTGGAAGAAGTGCCCGAG TGGAAAGAACAACCATGTATTGGTGGCGGGCACGAGTCGTCGAGTTcgaatttaaaaagaaagtcTGCCGAATCAAACCCTACTCCAACTCCACCATCTGGATCAAACGCTACTCCAACACCACCATCTGGATCAAACGCTACTCCAACACCGCCATCTATGGGCGAAGAAATGGAATTCAACGTTCCTTTGCCGTGTCTCAATGAAGATCCTGCTCCATCCCGCCAATCAAGGGGGAAAAAAAGGCTACCAGTGAAGAATCAAGCcgttgtttggttcgtgatacCTTATCAACCCATACGACCGAGAAGGCAA TATATACAACCTCATGAACATGGTAAACTGTCTCAAGTTGAACTTTTGGTTGTTGATGAAGCTGCGGCTATTCCACTGTCAGTTGTCAAGTCTTTGATTGGGCCTTATTTGGTTTTTCTTTCTTCCACAGTTAATGG CTATGAAGGTACGGGGCGATCTCTATCCTTAAAGCTTTTGCAGCCACTGGAACAGCAAAGTGAAACATCTACAGATACGAGTGATGTTCGTTCTG TCCGACGTTTCAGTAAGATAGAGTTGTGTGAAGCTATCAGATATGCACCTGGTGATCCAGTTGAATCATGGCTTAACAATTTACTCTGTCTCGACATAAAAAATTCCGTCCCTGAAATCAAAAG GTTGCCTCTCCCCAGTGAGTGTGATCTTTATTATGTTAATCGAGATACGCTTTTCTCATATCATGAATCGACCGAGTTATTTCTGCAG AGTATGATGGCTTTATTTGCTGCTTCTCATTACAAGAATTCTCCAAATGATCTTCAATTGTTGGCTGACGCACCAGCTCATCAATTGTTTGTGTTACTTG GCCCTTTCAACAAGTTAAAGGACCCAGATATCCTTTGTGTTATCCAG GTATGTCTTGAAGGAAATATTTCCAAGGCTTCAGTCATGAGAAGTTTAAGTGCTGGTCATCAACCTTCTGGAGACCAAATTCCATGGAAGTTTTGCGAACAGTTTCAAGATACAAACTTTGCAAGTCTTTCTGGTGCTAGAATCGTCCGCATTGCGACACATCCAGATGCAATGAgg CAAGGATACGGATCAGTTGCGATAGAATTGCTGGCAAG GTACTTCAAGGGTCAATTTGTAAAGACAAATAGTTCCAAATCCGAAGCAGATGTCATGAACGTTCCAAAATCTGTACCTCTCAAGATTACTGAAGCTGCCAAGCAA GCGTCATTGCTTGAAGAAAACATAAAGCCCAGGTCGGGTCTTCCATTGCTTTTTGAGCGTGTTGATATAAGACAACAACCTGAGAAGCTCCACTACTTGGGTGTCTCTTTTGGGCTTACTTTGGACTTGTTTCGTTTCTGGGGGAAACATAAGTTTCTTCCCTTTTACATATGTGAAGTTCCA aatTCTGTGACCGGAGAGCATACGTGTATGATGCTGAAAACACTGGACACGGATGATATCGAAGTTAACAGTTCAGATGATCTTGGATTTTTTGGTCCATTCTATCGAG CTTTCAGGTCATCTTTTACTAGACTTTTGTGCTCTCCAAGTTTTAATACAATGGATTATAAGCTTGCAATGAG TATTCTGCATCCAAAACTCGACTTCACAGATAGTAAGTCTACATCAACCATCGCACATGGTGGTATATATGATGATATCATTAAATCTCCCATCAGTATGAGAAAGCTAGAAGCTTATGTGAATTCTCTTGGTCATCACCATCTG ATATCAGATCTCAAACTGCCACTTGCATACCTGTACTTCCAAGAGAAGTTACCGGTTAACTTATCGCGTGTTCAGGCTTCTGTGTTGTTATGCATGGGCTTGCAGAACCAAGATGTATCTTATGTCGAG GGGGTGATGTCGTTAGAAAAACATCTAATATTGTCGTATTTCATGAAAGTCATGAAGAAATTTTACAAGTATTTGGATTCGGTAACTACACAACAGTTTAGCGCAAATTTGCCCCCAGTCAAAAAA GCTTTCTTGAGGCCACACTTGGTTTCAGTTGATGAAGATCTTGCTGAAGCCGCAAAGAAAGTCAAG gaCGACTTCAAAGTGAAAAGTGGTGCTTTGTTGAATCCAGAGCCTTATCATAGATATGCTATTTCCAACGAAGACGTGGATTTTGAGAATGCTTTGAAAAATGGCGGCAGTGGAAGCTTACCCTCGGATGGTATAGTTAGTGTCAAGTCTAATAAAACCAAGTCAGAA AAGTCTAATAAAACCAAGTCAGAAAAACTAGACAAGAGTACTGACGGGAAAacaacaaagaaaagaaaagcatcTTTAATGGACTAA
- the LOC122593163 gene encoding NADH dehydrogenase [ubiquinone] 1 alpha subcomplex subunit 1, with product MGKFQFLEAVLPLGIIAGFLCIAGNIQYTIHKAAHGRPKHIGNDMWDVAMERRDKKIVEEKLSPASQ from the exons ATGGGAAAGTTCCAGTTTTTGGAAGCGGTACTGCCGTTGGGAATCATCGCCGGATTTCTATGTATCGCCGGAAATATCCAGTACACCATCCACAAAGCTGCTCATGGCCGC cCAAAACACATCGGTAATGATATGTGGGATGTTGCAATGGAAAGACGCGACAAGAAGATCGTCGAGGAGAAACTTTCTCCTGCCTCCCAATAA